Proteins co-encoded in one Halococcoides cellulosivorans genomic window:
- a CDS encoding Rid family detoxifying hydrolase — MREPIHTDDAPNAVGAYSQAVATSDRVYTAGQIPATPDGTVLDDAPIDEQAAQAIDNLAAVLAAAGTGLDALLDVTIYLADIEDFEAVDAVYADRIGDRPPARSAVGVEDLPKGVGIEIEGVAQR, encoded by the coding sequence ATGCGCGAACCCATCCACACCGACGACGCACCGAACGCGGTCGGCGCGTACAGCCAGGCGGTCGCGACGTCAGATCGAGTGTACACCGCCGGGCAGATCCCCGCGACGCCCGACGGCACCGTGCTCGACGACGCGCCGATCGACGAGCAAGCGGCCCAGGCCATCGACAACCTCGCGGCGGTGCTCGCGGCTGCCGGCACGGGCCTCGACGCATTGCTCGACGTGACGATCTACCTGGCCGATATCGAGGACTTCGAGGCGGTCGACGCGGTGTACGCCGACCGCATTGGCGATCGGCCCCCGGCCCGGAGCGCCGTCGGCGTCGAGGACCTGCCGAAAGGTGTCGGCATCGAAATCGAGGGCGTCGCCCAGCGCTAG
- a CDS encoding protein kinase domain-containing protein, translating to MVGYRRSWALGRGRGAIDPGVVRWLTARRADRGRSEGSTTESRGESAAGLETEADRSRSVAGESDPGGGERADSDADRPISDDQDHRALIDRLRRAEARVEAAESARADNDYPAAVAAFDGAREDFRAARDRAAELPNTKHLVVRETRGDAIVGRLESVEAALREVRAKRAPYDRLDGVLTDVADQRAAARGELDGGAFGAARTIATDACETLALVERAAAGHDLDVGGRIASLREALDRTLDRADRRAERPGALAVRPPAVVPRAPRLSLSPTAYEPQAVVGTSGTSVVERALAAVTDRERQIALKRFRVEADIDAAVDTWISVADHDHVAGVVDHGTDPEPWIAVEYLDGGRIDERAGRLPTDQALWTAAAIADAVWHAHRQDVIHGRITPSNVLFRSVEDAWDVPRVTDWAVGRAQRDTDDLALATHPRNGAPEQLAGETADERTDVFQLGTVLYELVTGERPFGADHRDRSPADFERPTPPSELVAVPAAIDDVLGRALAPDPDDRYQRALFFRDDLRDLYRSY from the coding sequence ATGGTGGGATATCGTCGATCGTGGGCGCTGGGGCGGGGGCGAGGGGCGATCGATCCGGGCGTCGTGCGGTGGCTGACGGCCCGTCGGGCCGATCGCGGTCGCTCGGAGGGGAGTACCACCGAATCGCGCGGAGAGTCCGCGGCGGGCCTCGAAACCGAGGCCGACCGATCGCGATCGGTCGCCGGCGAGTCGGATCCGGGAGGCGGCGAAAGGGCCGATTCAGACGCCGACCGGCCCATTTCCGACGACCAGGACCATCGCGCGCTGATCGACCGGCTTCGTCGGGCCGAAGCGCGCGTCGAGGCCGCCGAATCCGCGCGGGCCGACAACGACTATCCCGCCGCGGTCGCGGCGTTCGATGGCGCACGCGAGGACTTCCGGGCGGCCCGCGATCGAGCGGCGGAGCTTCCGAACACCAAACACCTCGTCGTGCGCGAGACGCGCGGTGACGCTATCGTGGGCCGCCTCGAAAGTGTCGAGGCCGCCTTACGCGAGGTGCGCGCGAAACGCGCCCCGTACGACCGTCTCGATGGCGTTCTCACCGACGTCGCTGACCAGCGCGCCGCCGCGCGTGGCGAACTCGACGGTGGCGCGTTCGGGGCGGCGCGCACGATCGCGACCGACGCCTGTGAGACACTCGCTTTGGTCGAACGCGCGGCCGCGGGCCACGACCTCGACGTCGGCGGTCGAATCGCGTCGCTCCGGGAGGCCCTCGACAGAACGCTCGACCGTGCGGACCGCCGGGCCGAGCGCCCGGGCGCACTCGCCGTCCGCCCGCCGGCGGTCGTCCCGCGTGCGCCACGACTCTCGCTCTCGCCGACCGCCTACGAGCCACAGGCCGTCGTCGGCACCTCGGGGACGAGTGTCGTCGAGCGCGCGCTCGCCGCGGTCACCGATCGCGAGCGCCAGATCGCACTCAAGCGATTTCGAGTCGAGGCGGACATCGACGCCGCCGTCGATACCTGGATTTCGGTCGCGGATCACGACCACGTCGCGGGCGTCGTCGACCACGGGACCGACCCCGAACCCTGGATCGCAGTCGAGTACCTCGACGGGGGTCGGATCGACGAGCGCGCGGGCCGACTCCCGACCGATCAGGCGCTCTGGACTGCGGCGGCGATCGCTGACGCGGTCTGGCACGCCCACCGTCAGGACGTGATCCACGGCCGGATCACCCCGTCGAACGTCCTCTTTCGGTCGGTCGAGGACGCCTGGGACGTGCCCCGCGTCACCGACTGGGCGGTCGGGCGCGCCCAACGCGACACCGACGACCTCGCGCTCGCCACACACCCGCGCAATGGGGCGCCCGAACAGTTGGCGGGCGAGACGGCCGACGAGCGCACCGACGTCTTTCAACTCGGGACGGTCCTCTACGAACTCGTGACGGGCGAGCGCCCGTTCGGGGCCGACCACCGCGACCGCTCGCCAGCGGACTTCGAGCGACCGACGCCGCCGTCGGAACTGGTGGCCGTCCCCGCCGCCATCGACGACGTGCTCGGTCGCGCGCTCGCGCCCGACCCTGACGATCGATACCAGCGCGCACTCTTTTTCCGTGACGACCTGCGCGACCTCTACCGGTCGTACTAG
- a CDS encoding thiol-disulfide oxidoreductase DCC family protein: MAEPPDALPDDHPVVLFDGVCNLCNAVVQFILPRDPEGVFRFASLQSAVGQSVSEAYELPTEAFDSVVLVEDGDCYTRSDAALRILRRLGGVYRLLSYARVVPRPIRDAVYDLVATYRYRVFGRREACARPPEDAESRFLDFSDEES, translated from the coding sequence ATGGCCGAGCCACCGGACGCGCTCCCCGACGACCATCCAGTCGTCCTGTTCGACGGCGTCTGCAATCTCTGTAACGCGGTCGTCCAGTTCATTCTGCCGCGCGACCCCGAGGGCGTGTTCCGGTTCGCCTCGCTGCAGTCGGCGGTCGGTCAGTCCGTGAGCGAGGCGTACGAGTTGCCGACCGAGGCGTTCGATTCGGTCGTCCTGGTCGAGGATGGCGACTGTTATACGCGCTCGGACGCTGCGCTCCGGATTCTCCGCCGCCTCGGCGGTGTCTACCGACTGCTCTCCTACGCTCGTGTCGTCCCGCGCCCCATTCGGGATGCGGTCTACGATTTGGTAGCGACCTACCGATACCGCGTCTTCGGCCGGCGGGAGGCGTGTGCCCGACCGCCCGAAGACGCGGAATCGCGGTTTCTCGACTTTTCGGATGAAGAATCTTGA